From the genome of Gorilla gorilla gorilla isolate KB3781 chromosome 4, NHGRI_mGorGor1-v2.1_pri, whole genome shotgun sequence, one region includes:
- the SPHK1 gene encoding sphingosine kinase 1 isoform X2: MDPAGGPRGVLPRPCRVLVLLNPRGGKGKALQLFRSHVQPLLAEAEISFTLMLTERRNHARELVLSEELGRWDALVVMSGDGLMHEVVNGLMERPDWETAIQKPLCSLPAGSGNALAASLNHYAGYEQVTNEDLLTNCTLLLCRRLLSPMNLLSLHTASGLRLFSVLSLAWGFIADVDLESEKYRRLGEMRFTLGTFLRLAALRTYRGRLAYLPVGRVGSKTPASPVVVQQGPVDAHLVPLEEPVPSHWTVVPDQDFVLVLALLHSHLGSEMFAAPMGRCAAGVMHLFYVRAGVSRAMLLRLFLAMEKGRHMEYECPYLVYVPVVAFRLEPKDGKGVFAVDGELMVSEAVQGQVHPNYFWMVSGCVEPPPSWKPQQTPPPEEPL; this comes from the exons ATGGATCCAG CGGGCGGCCCCCGGGGCGTGCTCCCGCGGCCCTGCCGCGTGCTGGTGCTGCTGAACCCGCGCGGCGGCAAGGGCAAGGCCCTGCAGCTCTTCCGGAGTCACGTGCAGCCCCTTTTGGCTGAGGCTGAAATCTCCTTCACGCTGATGCTTACTG AGCGGCGGAACCACGCGCGGGAGCTGGTGCTGTCGGAGGAGCTGGGCCGCTGGGACGCTCTGGTGGTCATGTCTGGAGACGGGCTGATGCACGAG GTGGTGAACGGGCTCATGGAGCGGCCTGACTGGGAGACCGCCATCCAGAAGCCCCTGTGTAGCCTCCCAGCAGGCTCTGGCAACGCGCTGGCAGCTTCCTTGAACCATTATGCTGG CTATGAGCAGGTCACCAATGAAGACCTCCTGACCAACTGCACACTATTGCTGTGCCGCCGGCTACTGTCGCCCATGAACCTGCTGTCTCTGCACACGGCTTCGGGGCTGCGCCTCTTCTCTGTGCTTAGCCTGGCCTGGGGCTTCATTGCTGATGTGGACCTAGAGAGTGAGAAGTATCGGCGTCTGGGGGAGATGCGCTTCACTCTGGGCACCTTCCTGCGTCTGGCAGCCCTGCGCACCTACCGTGGCCGATTGGCCTACCTCCCTGTAGGAAGAGTCGGTTCCAAGACACCTGCCTCCCCCGTTGTGGTCCAGCAGGGCCCGGTAGATGCACACCTTGTGCCACTGGAGGAGCCAGTGCCCTCTCACTGGACAGTGGTGCCCGACCAGGACTTTGTGCTAGTCTTGGCACTGCTGCACTCGCACCTGGGCAGTGAGATGTTTGCTGCACCCATGGGCCGCTGTGCAGCTGGTGTCATGCATCTGTTCTACGTGCGGGCGGGCGTGTCTCGCGCCATGCTGCTGCGCCTCTTCCTGGCCATGGAGAAGGGCAGGCATATGGAGTATGAATGCCCCTACTTGGTATATGTGCCCGTGGTCGCCTTCCGCTTGGAGCCCAAGGACGGGAAAGGTGTGTTTGCAGTGGATGGGGAATTGATGGTTAGCGAGGCCGTGCAGGGCCAGGTGCACCCAAACTACTTCTGGATGGTCAGTGGTTGCGTGGAGCCCCCGCCCAGCTGGAAGCCCCAGCAGACGCCACCGCCAGAAGAGCCCTTGTGA
- the SPHK1 gene encoding sphingosine kinase 1 isoform X1: MSAQVLGFLRTRSWTPLPLAAPRDPAAAGNDAGAPTATAPGGEGEPHSRPCDARLGSTDKELKAGAAATGSAPTAPGTPWQREPRVEVMDPAGGPRGVLPRPCRVLVLLNPRGGKGKALQLFRSHVQPLLAEAEISFTLMLTERRNHARELVLSEELGRWDALVVMSGDGLMHEVVNGLMERPDWETAIQKPLCSLPAGSGNALAASLNHYAGYEQVTNEDLLTNCTLLLCRRLLSPMNLLSLHTASGLRLFSVLSLAWGFIADVDLESEKYRRLGEMRFTLGTFLRLAALRTYRGRLAYLPVGRVGSKTPASPVVVQQGPVDAHLVPLEEPVPSHWTVVPDQDFVLVLALLHSHLGSEMFAAPMGRCAAGVMHLFYVRAGVSRAMLLRLFLAMEKGRHMEYECPYLVYVPVVAFRLEPKDGKGVFAVDGELMVSEAVQGQVHPNYFWMVSGCVEPPPSWKPQQTPPPEEPL, translated from the exons ATGTCCGCTCAAGTTCTGGGATTTTTACGCACACGCAGCTGGACTCCCCTCCCCCTGGCAGCCCCGAGGG ATCCAGCCGCCGCAGGGAATGACGCCGGTGCTCCTACAGCCACGGCTCCGGGCGGGGAAGGCGAGCCCCACAGCCGGCCCTGCGACGCCCGCCTGGGCAGCACCGATAAGGAGCTGAAGGCAGGAGCCGCCGCCACGGGCAGCGCCCCCACAGCGCCAGGGACCCCCTGGCAGCGGGAGCCGCGGGTCGAGGTTATGGATCCAG CGGGCGGCCCCCGGGGCGTGCTCCCGCGGCCCTGCCGCGTGCTGGTGCTGCTGAACCCGCGCGGCGGCAAGGGCAAGGCCCTGCAGCTCTTCCGGAGTCACGTGCAGCCCCTTTTGGCTGAGGCTGAAATCTCCTTCACGCTGATGCTTACTG AGCGGCGGAACCACGCGCGGGAGCTGGTGCTGTCGGAGGAGCTGGGCCGCTGGGACGCTCTGGTGGTCATGTCTGGAGACGGGCTGATGCACGAG GTGGTGAACGGGCTCATGGAGCGGCCTGACTGGGAGACCGCCATCCAGAAGCCCCTGTGTAGCCTCCCAGCAGGCTCTGGCAACGCGCTGGCAGCTTCCTTGAACCATTATGCTGG CTATGAGCAGGTCACCAATGAAGACCTCCTGACCAACTGCACACTATTGCTGTGCCGCCGGCTACTGTCGCCCATGAACCTGCTGTCTCTGCACACGGCTTCGGGGCTGCGCCTCTTCTCTGTGCTTAGCCTGGCCTGGGGCTTCATTGCTGATGTGGACCTAGAGAGTGAGAAGTATCGGCGTCTGGGGGAGATGCGCTTCACTCTGGGCACCTTCCTGCGTCTGGCAGCCCTGCGCACCTACCGTGGCCGATTGGCCTACCTCCCTGTAGGAAGAGTCGGTTCCAAGACACCTGCCTCCCCCGTTGTGGTCCAGCAGGGCCCGGTAGATGCACACCTTGTGCCACTGGAGGAGCCAGTGCCCTCTCACTGGACAGTGGTGCCCGACCAGGACTTTGTGCTAGTCTTGGCACTGCTGCACTCGCACCTGGGCAGTGAGATGTTTGCTGCACCCATGGGCCGCTGTGCAGCTGGTGTCATGCATCTGTTCTACGTGCGGGCGGGCGTGTCTCGCGCCATGCTGCTGCGCCTCTTCCTGGCCATGGAGAAGGGCAGGCATATGGAGTATGAATGCCCCTACTTGGTATATGTGCCCGTGGTCGCCTTCCGCTTGGAGCCCAAGGACGGGAAAGGTGTGTTTGCAGTGGATGGGGAATTGATGGTTAGCGAGGCCGTGCAGGGCCAGGTGCACCCAAACTACTTCTGGATGGTCAGTGGTTGCGTGGAGCCCCCGCCCAGCTGGAAGCCCCAGCAGACGCCACCGCCAGAAGAGCCCTTGTGA